Below is a genomic region from Rosa chinensis cultivar Old Blush chromosome 5, RchiOBHm-V2, whole genome shotgun sequence.
ataattagcaacggtcacgctcatgcctcagggcatcactatcgagctacccgttaatgccttcccggcacccacgagcttcacgctcacgccttcccggcaccccgagcttccgctcacgagctcaccgctcacgccttcgcggcacccttgagcttccgctcacgagctcaccgctcacgccttcgcggcacccttgagcttccgctcacgagctcaccgctcacgccttcgcggcacccttgagcttccgctcacgagctcaccgctcacgccttcgcggcaccccgagcttccgctcatgccttcgcggcaccccgagcttccgctcatgccttcgcggcaccccgagcttccgctcatgccttcccggcaacccttgagcttccgctcacgagctttccgctcatgccttcgcggcaccccgagcttccgctcacgccttcgcggcaccccgagcttccgctcacgccttcgcggcaccccgagcttccgctcatgccttcccggcaacccttgagcttccgctcacgagctttccgctcatgccttcccggcaacccttgagcttccgctcacgagctttccgctcatgccttcccggcaacccttgagcttccgctcacgagctttccgctcatgccttcgcggcaccccgagcttccgctcatgccttcccggcaacccttgagcttccgctcacgagctttccgctcatgccttcgcggcaccccgagcttccgctcatgccttcccggcaccccgagcttccgctcatgccttcccggcaacccttgagcttccgctcatgccctcccggcaacccttgagcttccgctcacgagcttccgttcatgccttcgcggcaccccgagcttccgctcatgccttcccggcaacccttgagcttccgctcatgccttcccggcaccccgagcttccgctcatgccttcccggcaacccttgagcttccgctcatgccttcccggcacccacgagcttccgctcacgagctttccgctcatgccttcccggcaatccccgagctttacgctcatgtctactcgacacaccacacgttaatggaacattgaatttttctaccatttgtcgcttacCGACCgcgacaaatcaaattcttttcgcgttccattaatacgagagacaaccaaacaaacacaaccgtACTCGCGATCATCGTTCATGAGTTACAAACGCATACCTCCGCGGCGCTCATGCAACTTGCATCTCGCGAGCATAACTCCgtcaaactcgacctcgttcgtctCCTTGCGCGCGTCACGCacttatcatatgcaattcatttgctcacacgaccatatgcGCACTATTACGTTCAtgtatgccaacgcatatcattgcaactcacatttgttgcccaatgcaacgagcattctacatatgcctgttttttgtctttgttgtgcaggttaacgagtcccttcttgcttacggagttcggggacttgtaggggctccgtgccgcccggttacttatgcttgatgacatcgtggttataactccccaaccaagaagctcctcttacttggggacttcggggacttgtacatacctccaataatatggagtatttactacatcaccaagcataagtaacacctactttgggacatccacaagacatggcaaggcccaaccgagacatgcatcgtgtagccctatgttcaggctacgcggcggtatccggaagtcgcaaatccgccaccgggaagccacctttccgcccttgccaagatgcccccataacatagctttctacatgttaaatagactataatagtaactttgcttgtcccacatcgaagaacaagtaaatgtgaagcattccttcatctataaaaggaatgcctcctcccacaactcaacagattcattacatctcttgtaatcttgttaggccgcaaggctcgacacactagtatagctttcaagtggacgtagtctcctgctcatgcggaggcgaaccactatacatcttgtgtcactctctctatctctcattctttacgttaattagatccccaacggatccaagcattaacagtGGAGACTGCCACTCAGTTGCTAAGCTTATATCTAAGCTTTATAATAAGGAGATTTTTCTGAGAGATCGATATCGGTTTCATCATTTTAGAGAGGGGCATTGCTCATGTAATGATTACTGGTGAAAATGGAAAGCTTTTGCTGCTCCCTAAATCTCGCTCCTACAAAAACATTAGATAAATGTTCATCTTTTGTATATACATGTTCTGTTATGATGTGGAATCTGTTGAGTCGAACTTGTTGAGAATAGAAGATAACTAGGTAATCTTCGTTTATTTTCTTAATGAATGTGTATTTGGAATATTGTTGAaatttttatagaaaattacacacaagtgtcattctgaaactttaattagtcataaggccacctaatcTTTTTTGTATACATAAGGCCATTTCAGGCTTAAACTATTTTCAACCATGACAATTATACCCCTTCAccagtatgacaacaaatttttcTGATCTCTCACTCCGGTGATTCAAAtccacacacactctctctctctctctctctctctctctctctctctctctctctctctctctctctctctctctccaattccCAAATTGAGCCATAGATCGAATCTGTCTTCACTAATGCTCGCCGAATCCCATTTCCAGGCACTCTCGATATGTCGGAACCGAATTCAAGCGAGGACTCAACTCTCAGCCTCGTCAACGTCACCGCCATTTAGGTTTCGACACCATACTCATCGAGCCTGGGACAATTTCGGAGTGTCTACGATAAGGTCATATTTGGGAGGAGATGACAGTGGAAGCGCAATCTGAGTTTTGGTTCGAATCAGCCAAGAGCTATTGTGTCTCgtgagcctctctctctctctctctctctctctctctcatgatcGTGTTTTTAGTGCAATTTGTGTGTTTGGAGTTATTTGATTTGCGACTATTTAGGATGGTTCACTTAGATTGGTAGTGGAATTTGGGGGATTttgattttctagggttttgaattttttgatcGGATTAAGAGAATGCCCATGGATATTGTATCATATAATAGTCATGAACAGAGAATGCAAGAGTTCTCAATTAAGAGAAGCTGGTGGTGCAATGGCTTCTCGAATATGAATATTGTCAGTAATATAATCCTGAATAAATATCAAGTAGTTGGTGCAAATACTAATAAAATACCAATGGATAAGAATGAATTATATTAGGAAGACATTTATAATAGGCTGGGCAACTACTTGATTAAGCTTAGCATTTGATACAATATTCATATAGTTAGAATTTTAATCTGTGTTCATTCTGTTAGTTTCTCATGGTGATTTGGGCATATTGTGCAGGCTAATTACAAGAGCATCAATGAACCCAGGGAGGAGACTGAAGCTTGCAAAATCAGGATGATCCACTCTTGCAGCTCCTCATTGTGATGTGAAGCTAACAGTGAGCCTTTGCTCTCTGTTTCTCTTCACTTTTTTCAATCTTTTGGCTAAGTTGTACATGTGATTGAAGCAGAGTTTTGTTTAGCTGAATCTGAGCATAACTGAAGCTTTGTTTGGCTGATTTTGTGCCTAATCCAAGTTATGTGCCTATGTTAGTTCTATTTGACTGATTTCTACGCTTAAGTTCTATACCTATTTATTATTACACAGTAATAGTAGCTTTTCTATTtctatgttagtatattttcaaGTTAATGTTAGTatcttctattttcattttaataGATTTTAAGTTAGTAGCTCTCTATAACTGTTATAGTGATTTTTCAACACAGTCATAGTAGGTTTGTATGTCTATGTTGgtatcttttcaagctgatgtCAAAAGCTGGTGTCAAGCGTGATTCTcaatgaaattcaattttctttttgttgtgatttcatattagagtagcttttgttgctagtgacattAGTTTTTGTTGCAAGCCTTCGACATTGTAAATTTATAGTCGTTTTAATGTttcatagtagtttttgtgttgGTTGGTAATAGCTTTTTTAGTCAGTGATAGTAGTTTTGTTAGTCTCTGGTAGTAGTTTTTTCAATCTTGCGAATAGATTTTGTTTTGCGTGgtagtagtttttggtgttacTGTGAGTAGCTTTTAGTGATGGTtaaagtagcttttggtgttggtgagagtaacttttttgatattggtgagagtagttttggttgctggtgagagtagcttttgtttctGATGTTGGTGACAGCAGTTTTTGTTATTGGTGGGAGTAGCATTTATTGTTGCTGAGAGTAGTTTTTTTTGCTACTGACAGTAagttttgttgctagtgacaataatttttgtgacctcgccggagaactcatcagagtagcttttgttgctggtgacagtaatatttgttgttggtgggagtagcttttagtgttggtgacagtagcctTTGTAACCTCACATAAGATCGCCTGAAATTTCAtcaaagtagcttttgttgctggtaacagtagcttttgtgacctcgcagGAGGTTGCAGGAAATCTCACCAAAGTAGCTTTTTTTGCtagcgacagtagcttttgtggtcgctgGAGTTCGCCGGAGACTCGTtgaagttggccggaggtcggccggagatCCGTTGGAGTTAACTAGTGGCATTTATggaaatatgttagtttttatatccaaaatataacaccagttttaatctagtggctttATGAGGCAAAAAACTAATTTGTGgtcttatggctaaaaaaacattcaaagatgcacgattatgtaattaacccaaatTTTTACCTTCTATTATCAtctgtttttctctctctttttccatgTTCCCTATAATTCAAAGCATTTCAAAATCGAATTGATATTGAGGGTTATTAACTTATTGTATTGCCGTGAACCAAACTTATTGTATTGCCTAACTttcaaaatcatatatataaagaaacaaCAACTTCTGAAGTTCTGATGTCTTAGTCTACATTAAACTATGGAGTATAAACCCACCGTTTGCAACAGCGACTCTGATCAACTAACAGCGTTCTATCTCCAACTCATTTTCCTCCTTCAATTTAGTAAACATATcccaaaataaatattaaattgTGCTTAAACTGAATGACCGAAGGAGgtgcattttctttttatttgatagCAGCTATGGACGACTAATACAATTATTCGCAATCTAGGTAGTTAGACAATAATAATGCAAATCCAACACATAAGTATACAAGTTTGCGACGCGCGCACACAGAGATACAtgcacacatacatataaatcaTTGCATCCCAATGCAAATCCATCATTTGTTCAGAACATGTTTCAGGAATCCTGGAATGTGAGTGTTCATAATGTAGTCTTCCCAATCAATGCATGTTGGATCAAAATTAAAGTCTTCTACTTCTATGTAACCTTCTCTTGTTATCTTTCGCAACTCCTCTGTGTTGGTGTCGTCAAAACTATGCAACATTTCACACTCTGTTAGTGTCATTACATGATTACAAATGATCAAATTATGTTTAATTATAACCAGTTAAAAGCATACGTACATGCCCTTGAATAGCATATAAGGACGGTATAGCTCCACCATGCGCATCACCAATCTGAGTTTCTGGTTATACTTGACATATATATTTTGGAAACATTGGCCAGATACTTTGTTCACCAACTTTAATCCCttgcaaataaaatgaaattaaatttATGAATGACAAGATCTTCTTAACCTACACtgttctttttcagttttttattCATGAATGTACGACATTATCTTATTGATGAATACAAgataaaatatgaaaaaaaattatatataatgaCCCACCCATCTAAGCATACATCTTGTTTTGATtgacaatttttcttctcttaaaAGCACAACTTCCTCTAAGCATACATTAAGAGATTCAAGCATTCTCTCTAGTGGTATGCTAAAGAGTTTCTACCATTATATCAAAAGTTTGAGATTAATGTATTAATTGATTAAAGAATTAGTAGCTTTTCTTCACGTTAATTATATAATCTAGTGAGTGGTTAGAACAAACCTTCAAAGGAAGTGAGTAGCGAATTTTAATGTACATACGAAAAGTAGCCATGGTCTTGAATATTGGGACCTTCCTCACTACGACAGGTTTTTCATCCTTGTTAATCCATGGATATTTGGTAAAGTATTTCACCACAAAACTACGAATATCATCGAATTTTATTGGATTTCTTAGTGAGCTTCCCACATGGTAAATGATGCCGGATGATTTATTTGCATTCACCACAATCGCTGCTATCATTGAATTTACCACCATATCCACAGGAATCTGCTTACAAACATAATTAGATGCCCTTTAAAGAATTTACCACCAAATTTGAcagaaaagaaataattaacttatttatttttcttgtttcctTCTAGATTGTAGCAATATATTATAAACTCAAGGATTACGTTAAAATGAATAGATATACTTAAACTCACCATATCCATTACTGTCATAGGACCAAGAAGTAGGCATGTCAGCTTTCCTTTACAATAACCAGCAATTACGCTATCAACAGTTCTTTAACCACCCAAATATTCATCGAACACATGTATACACAAATTTAGTATTGACCTGATTACGGACCAAATCAAACAAGTAATAGAGGATTATGGAGAAATATCATTAACCTCTCATAAGCTATAGGGGTTAACAATATTTCCCAATTCCCAAGCAAGTGTTTTGAAGTACATGGACTGTCATACCTGTAACCTTGAACCCAACCTGGAAATGGTTCACTGTATGTGCTGGAAACTATAGGTGGACGTACAATGACAAAAGGCAGATTGTTTTTAGAGTGATGACTTAAGAGTACTTCTCCCATTGCCTTTGTAAATACATAGGTGTTTGGCCATCCATGTAGTTTAGCCCTACAAATTAAGTTGTATACAAGGAAGTCTTTAAAgtattttctcttccttttttattttcatcacAACTTGGAGAAAAGTAAGTTTAAAGAATGAGAAAGATTATTAATTGATAAGGATTTTGAATACTGCAAAAGTAAGTAGGTCGATGACTAAGACCTTTCAATGCCGAGATCCTTCATTGTATTTGTAATAACGTCTTCTGAAGCATCTTGTGTTCTCAGTTCATTCAATTTTTCATTCACTAGGTTCTTTTCTACTACTTCGAAATCAAATCTAGGCATCTCCTTGACCCTTTTATTAATTGAAGTTGAGTCTTCTAGTATGAGCCCGACCTTTTCACCACACACATATGCTGGAAAACACGTACCACTAATTAGTTATGCAAATCCAAGGACCGAGacatggaaagaaaaaaataagggtccttgacccaaagcaccaaaatgagagaaaattatcccacttactccagcaagagat
It encodes:
- the LOC112167579 gene encoding alcohol-forming fatty acyl-CoA reductase isoform X2, with the protein product MELESIVAYLSNKTILITGATGFLGMVLVEKILRVQPDVKRLYLLVRATDAESAAYRMKNEILGKELFKVLKETWGEDFDSFISQKVVVIPGDVSFENLGVKDVIIMENMCTEIQIIVSSAANTKFDERYDISLSINTFGVLHMLSFANKCLKLEMLLHISTAYVCGEKVGLILEDSTSINKRVKEMPRFDFEVVEKNLVNEKLNELRTQDASEDVITNTMKDLGIERAKLHGWPNTYVFTKAMGEVLLSHHSKNNLPFVIVRPPIVSSTYSEPFPGWVQGYRTVDSVIAGYCKGKLTCLLLGPMTVMDMIPVDMVVNSMIAAIVVNANKSSGIIYHVGSSLRNPIKFDDIRSFVVKYFTKYPWINKDEKPVVVRKVPIFKTMATFRMYIKIRYSLPLKLVNKVSGQCFQNIYVKYNQKLRLVMRMVELYRPYMLFKGIFDDTNTEELRKITREGYIEVEDFNFDPTCIDWEDYIMNTHIPGFLKHVLNK
- the LOC112167579 gene encoding alcohol-forming fatty acyl-CoA reductase isoform X1, producing the protein MELESIVAYLSNKTILITGATGFLGMVLVEKILRVQPDVKRLYLLVRATDAESAAYRMKNEILGKELFKVLKETWGEDFDSFISQKVVVIPGDVSFENLGVKDVIIMENMCTEIQIIVSSAANTKFDERYDISLSINTFGVLHMLSFANKCLKLEMLLHISTAYVCGEKVGLILEDSTSINKRVKEMPRFDFEVVEKNLVNEKLNELRTQDASEDVITNTMKDLGIERAKLHGWPNTYVFTKAMGEVLLSHHSKNNLPFVIVRPPIVSSTYSEPFPGWVQGYRTVDSVIAGYCKGKLTCLLLGPMTVMDMIPVDMVVNSMIAAIVVNANKSSGIIYHVGSSLRNPIKFDDIRSFVVKYFTKYPWINKDEKPVVVRKVPIFKTMATFRMYIKIRYSLPLKGLKLVNKVSGQCFQNIYVKYNQKLRLVMRMVELYRPYMLFKGIFDDTNTEELRKITREGYIEVEDFNFDPTCIDWEDYIMNTHIPGFLKHVLNK